The following DNA comes from Anopheles coustani chromosome 2, idAnoCousDA_361_x.2, whole genome shotgun sequence.
TCGATCGACCCCCCGACAACAATCGAATCGAACCAACCCGGCTATTCCATACCGATCACTTCGGGGAAAAATGAGTAACACAACTGGAATACCATACCTGCAACTCTTTGGCGcctaaaactaaactaaacgaTTATATTTGTAACCCAAACAAGGCGAGTGTTGTGCGCTACGGATTCATGAGTTTATTTTCTGGGAACCTGCCTCTCTGTGTGGTATGCTGTGTCAATTCCAAGTGAGGTTGACTTTCGGACATATTCCCGGAACGGCTTTATCCTATCAGGAGTATTTGCTAACACCATCGAACGTTTCGATGATTTCGTCCAAAATGTTTTACTGTTAATGTTTAGAAGATTtaagttttcttattttaagttttttttccactgtaAACATTAAGGGAAGGATGAACCGTAAAACTTAGTGTTATAAGGTTTCTTTCTCGCCTTTCAAGGCTCCCAAAATACGATCGATTCTCATCGATAAGTGACTTTCTTCTAatttatagaaaaataaaaccatcagATAGTACTTATGCAATCGCGCTCTGATAAAGCTAAAACAGCAAAAGTCAGACAGAGCTGATGCcccaacggtggtggtggcataACCGTTTTGTTATCGATTGGAAATAGTTATTTTAAGCCTCCCTTGCTTTCTTGCCAGGCCTAGCTAGGCCACGTTCGCAGCGATCGATCGTTTCATGgggaaatgtggaaaaatatcaaaattatcAGAAAACGACTGTATGATCGAAAAAACCACTGACAGCAGAAGGGCGgttggggattttttttgttttcatgagCATCAAAAGGAATGTGATTCAGAGAAATTTCATGATCACTTCCCGTGACGAACGCCCTTTTCGCGGTTGGCCGCGATTGAACTCATTCCGGCGATGCGGATGCGTTTTagtgtggttgttgttgttgtgatgCGCGCGCGCCTTCGTTTCCATAATTCCCCCCGGAGACGGAAAGAACGTCCGCGTATGCATCCTTGACACCGATCTGTTGTGCCTTTGTAAAGTGCATCAGACAGTGCGGCTCGTCGACTTCTCGCGGCCCAATGGTGCACTGCCCAATGAACCCCATCCCCCCGTCCTTGCGCATGTGTGTGTCATGCAAAATTTAACCCAAAGGGGGTCCGTTTCGCGAGGGTGAataggtttcttttttattattattatggtGATGACATATCATTCATTACATCCCCGCGAAGAAAGAAACGACGAACCTGACGTGTTGGGGTAGGTCCGATCGTCGTCCGATGGTTTCGTAGGAATGGAAAGGAGCGTGAATGTTGGGtgtggagggagggagggtggagaggggggggggggggggggagagatgctatttttattttatcttgccGTATCCGTCCCGGTGAGTTGGCTCGATGTTCCTGCTTCCACGAACCGATTGTCTgagtgagtgtttttttttctatttctcctCTCGTCCATATCATTCTGCGATATGTGTTTCGTTGATTGATACGATGGATAGCTTCGAGAAGGCTTTGTACTTAtggccgttgttgttgttgttgcggtGGTGCCACTTGGTTGCGCCTAGTCATTCCAACATGAAACAACATGTACAACACGTGAGTTGCAATGCGATACAAACAGGgcaatggaagaaaaatgggagaatgtttgaaaaaatacgAAGGGAAATATCGAAAACGGAACTATTGCTGATTATATTGCTTGatattggttggttggtgactgTTGATCAcacgttttttttccagtgACTCGAGGCATGAGTTGAAAAAGTTAACCAGTTAACACTTCTTTATACCATATTTTGCATCTAGAAAATTATTAGTTTGGATCGACATATTGTGTTAATAGTACTTCCAATAATCTGTTATGTTTAACATAGTTTGGGATTGAATGAACCACGTGTGTACACTTACTGTGTTTGTGCTTCAACCACAAGCACGAACAAGATGATTCAGCTGGTGCGTCGCTGGGATGCGTGGAAAAGGCTCAAATCTTCTACCACCTCTACCATATTCAAATGATCAAGTTCGCGATTTCGCATTGGGTTAGCACCATCTTCTGTGCAGCGGCACTGCCTCTGCCTGCCTGTCTGTCTGCCTGTCTGCCCGGAAACGCAAGACAAGACGCACGCAGTTCTTCGAAGAAGGCACCTACAATTTGTTTACACTGTCATCTTCATTCCAATCCACTTTGCCTGCCTCTGCTCGCTTGGGCCGCTCGCTGTATCATCATCTCCCCATTGCAGACTCTCGAACGGTTCATCTTTGGGGCGGTCGCGTGCGTCGTTCATGGGCCTCCCTCCCCATCAATTCCCCGAAGTTCGCGCAATTTCTTGGAAATCGTTAAATAACCGGGAACGAACGAAATAAAGAGGAGCAGCaacgaacgaatgaaataaaaaaaaaaacatggcctCAAATCTAGCCGAGGTGGACGGTGGACCCGTTGTAGATGGGCGGGGGGGTGGAACGTTCGGGACGGACGAATGGGTCGTGCCAACCTACCATCATGATCAGATTTTCGGCCTGGTACGCGTTCTGGTGCCGGTGGGGTGATGGTGACTTTCCTATGATCCGGTTGAGATGATTGCTTCCGTTATTTCGCGGACAGTCGATGGTGTCTCGTGGGTGAATGCTCTCACAATGGAAACAAAGAAATTATGCATGCTTTGCAGGGCTCTTTCGCACTTGAAGAAAGATAATTTCATCAAAATCTCAAGTTCACGTGCTCGTTTGTCCAACTATTGGTCGATGATTTAAATGTACTCCCATTTGCGAAATTCAAATTCTACCGAAGGAAAGTGGGAAACATTGTCACGATTGTTAATAACgctataaaattgtttttatttctaacaTTGCCCCAGAATGTGTTGCTGCTGTAATTTTATTCCTTTCGCTCTAAAAACGGCACTCCTTCTCCTCAGTCAGTGTCCGCTAATTTCCGGCGTTTTTTGGGGACAACCGCGATTCCCGCCTGCTGCCGGGGTGGTGGACCGGTCGCCCCTTCTCGGAAACAGTTATCCCCTTGGCGTGGTTGGTTGCTGATGGGAGGGCTCTATATTTCCCCCGAATAGGCTTATCGAAATTTtatgtaagaaaaacaaaaccaaaaaatactCCCTTGCGCTCTTGCGCCCTCGGCACTCCACCGCTTGATGTGTTACACCTTTGCTTCCGAGAAGCATAAGAAACCACCATTGTAACAGGAGTCTGCGAATCCGGGTCGATCCCGCGGGATGGTGGGGGAGATGGTCGGATGGTAATGAAAATGCTTGATGACAAATGACTATTTTCACAGTTTCACAAGAAAATAATGGCAACCGTTGGTcgccgtcgtcatcgtcgtcatccgCGATGTGTGTTTGTCGGGAATACGTGAGTCAACCTGCGCGCGCGGTTCGGTGAAATCGCGGCGAATAATTCCCTCGCGCAAAAGAAAGGGTTTACAGAGGGGCGGTTAGGTGAGGTCAGAAGCGTACCCCGGGCATGGAGGCTGGTTTCAGCAGCTGCTGCTTGTGGCAGGTGAGGCTTTGCCGTTAACAACTCAACCCCTGGACGGTGGTTCTGCGAAACAGTGATCATTTTAAGACTGCACCCCATTTCCTGTAGTTTCATTGTAAATTCTCGAAAATGttgcatttgattgtttttctttttatcttctttctaCGCCAAACAGCTCTATTACTCACCTCcccgtgggggggggggggggggggggggggggtgtatTTGTTACAAAATTTCCCCGGTGACTTTTTATATTTCTCTATCAAGCGATTGCTAGTTGGATAACAATTTCCACCGAAACATGTTGACGCTTCCGCGCGTCGATGATATTCGGAAGGTGAAACGAAACTCATTTCCCGCCCAAtagacgaaacaaaaataaaaaccatgacGATTAAAAACCTATTTCAAACATTAATTATCACTCACCAAGCggcgcgtgcgtgtgtgctggTTTTTGGTGGTCATCGATGTGTGTAGTAATAAATATTCGAAGGTCGCCGAACACTAATGGATCGATTAAAATGCATTCGGCTGTTTACACTGGGCTGGGCTGGGAAGAGAAATCACCACGCACTGCAGCCAACTCGTGGAACGGGCGTGGAAAAGTGTTCCGTGTGCAGCGGAGGAACATACATTTCCTATCACCGAAAAGGCGACCGGAAGTAACGCGGGGCGTGGAATGCGGACGCCGCCCGCCGTCGTCCACCTGTTGCGTTCGGTTGCATGTTCGTTTTTTGGGCTCTATAATTTGCTCTCAACAATATGAAACACCCGGTGGACGGATTTCACGTTGTTCCGAGTCGAGTGTCTGCTTGCTGTCCCCAAAAGGAAACGGCTAGGAATGCTGACTCGAGTCGCGGCCAAAAAAATTTGGTCCACTCACCAATTGTCACCGTTGACGCACCGGTTTGCGGAAGTGCGGTTGCGAATGCGGTTGTTGTATGCGCATCGTTTGTCCACCGAGCCGGATTTCACTTGCCGATCGCAACGTTCTCTGGCGTTTTTCACCTTCCCATTAATTGTGTAGCGGAAGTTTACCCCCGTGAGCCTTTTTTTATGCCATTGCCTTCAAACACTTCCACAGGAAGTTTACCGAAAATAAATTCAGCAAAATACTTGAGGATGAGAAAAATAATGGGTGCTGGTTTCTGTCCACGCTGTTTACCCCTCCACGTTGGATTAAGCTAGTCGGAAACTTCCTGTTTTCCTGTGCTGTTTCTTATCGCGCACTGCCCATTTCGAAACAACGGGTCTGTTCGGATTTTTCGGATATGCGTGAATGATGATGGTTTCTGCACACCTCGTTAATTTATCAAGATTTCACACCGATGCTGCCGCGAGGGCCACTAGCGCGCTATCGTGTATCTTATGTTTTAACggctcgtttgttttcttctacaccacccaGCCTAAGGTTTGGTTATCTATGCGGACCAAGGTTATTTGCAAGTGCAGTTATCACTGGGTTATCTTGGGCGCGATTTACGATGCTAATAAATTGTACCGAAAGAGCAGGAAGCGCCAAAGTGGGTGGGGATGGGAGAGTGTTTGTTTATTACCAGAGTTCGCAGAATATGGGTTACTAAACATATCATAAACGAATACCTGCTACTATATTCACCATGTGCAATTAACAATTTTAACTGGGAAGGtttcttgaaatttatgaaagaTTAGTTTCAGGGAgtaagattaattttaaaattaaattaggaCACCAGCTGGAGTAACCAAGCGGAGGGGATGGTAATTATGTTATTTGATGCACCTTCGTGCTGTAAAATTGTCATTCACAGTTCAATTGCATCTCAACGGATACTAACGAAGGGAGGAACTTTTGCGGTTTGTCCACGAACTGCATTCGCCCGTGATAGCAGCGTGTTCCTAGTTTCCTTAGTTTGGATGATATGGCACTGCAACCATCGGCCCCTTGTCGGAGCTGATTCTCGCAAAAAAATTCCAATCTACCTTTCGCCAAACCCCTTCGATAAGGAAGAGGAGATACCTCCACGGTCGTCTCTACCGCCTCAAGTTACTGCCTTGTACCGGCTGCTGCAAAACTAAACTAATTAGTCAGGATCACGCGGCGTAACCACCACCTGGCTCCTCCGAATCTCCTGGAAAATGCTGGAAAATTATGATTccattgaaatttaatttgcaaTCAGATTCTTCTCGCCTTTCTCTTTCGCCGTTTGACGATCCTCGCAACCACGCCAGGGGGGAGGAAAGCCAAAGTTGTATGTAGAAGAAGTGTGCTCTGATGAAGCACTGGTGCTGGACAGTTTCCCGACGCTTTTCGCAACACCACTTATCGTGTGGTAATACGAAAAATCAATGATAAAAAACCATGCGCTCGCGATTCAGGAGGATTTCGGAAATTATTCTTTGCCATTCGCTTAGTCTGCAAAATGTGGGTTGTTCAAACACAACAACCgggcgaataaaaaaaaaatgcatcaaaCCATGGAAAAAAGTATCGATTGTATCGTCGAGTTCTACGAAATGGACCACAGTTGTGCTTTTTCCGTCCGCATACGTTACGTGTCGCGCCCGCGAGGCATTCCGTGGAAAGCGGAAAGAATCAATAGTGAGCCGCCATTCGTTGGTTGTTCAATCGTCGGGAGATTATTTTTTTGCGTCCTACATGCAGATTCGCCGCTTCGCACGCGAAACAGCTGGCACCACATAACGACGTTTCTCAATCCTTGATACTTTTTTTGGCGTTCATTGGTTATTTATTCGAATTAGAAGTAGGTGTTAGGCCAATTTTGACTGACATTCTGAAGCAAGGCATGCCATAGTCGTTAAAAATTCACGCTTCCATTCACTTGCACAACACacggaaacagaaaaaatattaaagataagaaaattattcaaaattttggTTTGCTTGTTTTAACGTGGTTCATTATATACTTTAAAACAACATATGCCCATGCCGTACAAGGTGATTGgaacatgttttatttaaggATTGTTTCtcggtttttcttccccaaatGATCTTTTGCAGGACATTCGCCAACGGAGCGAGCGGCAGGCGCAGGCAAAGGACTTTTCCACCAATGAGTCGAAAAAGCTGGACAACCGGCGCCTCAACCGGTACCGGGACGTGCTGCCGTACGATCACTCTCGGGTGGCGCTGAAGCGCGGTGAGAATGACTACATCAACGCAAACCTGGTCAAGGTACGTACGAGGAAAAAGTCCCCCAGCTCTGCCACGCTGTTTGGGCCATTTATTTATCTGTCCCTCTTTTTCGTAGATGGAACGAGCCAGCAGAAAGTACATCCTCTGCCAGGGTCCGCTGCCGCTCACGATTGGACACTTCTGGCTGATGGTGTGGGAGCACGACTCCCGCGCCATCCTGATGTTAAACAAGCTGATCGAGCAGACGACGGTCAAGTGTCACCAGTACTGGCCGAGCAAGATCGGCGAGAAGCACCGGCTCGAGCTGACCGACGTCAAGCTGTCGGTGGTGTATCTGAAGTGTGTGGAGTATAAAAACTTTTGCCGGAGGACTTTTAGGTAAGTTAAAGCGTTTAACAAATATGATCACGTTTCAGTTGCGTTTGAAGGGTTCAAAAGCAAGCAAAGACCGGAGCAGGTTTTTCTGTATCCACATTTCTCACTTGCTGCTGTTTTGCCATGTGTGCATGTTGCGAAGCGAAATGTTTACAGGCTAAAGTTTGAAGATAACATCAGCAAGAAATGAAAACTTCGAGCCGTTGATATGGGATAtagaaatattatttcatgTTCTAATcgcaatgttttcgtttttgtgtttttattaattttctatttACTTTCTGATTCTCAGACTGACTGATACCGAGTCGGGCAAGAGCCGCGAGGTGATCCAGTTCCACTACATGACGTGGCCCGACTTTGGCATTCCGAGCTCGCCAGTGGCGTTCCTGCAGTTTCTAAAGGAAGTGCGCGGCTCCGGAACGCTGGACAGCGACGTTGGTCCACCGATCATTCACTGCAGTGCCGGCATTGGGCGCTCGGGGACGTTCTGCCTGGTAGACTGCTGCCTTGTTCTGGTAAGGTTCTGGCATGCCTAGCTTGGGAAACAGTTTGCCGAACGGAATGGTTCATAATTTTGGGTGTTTATTTAATGTGCTGCAGATCGACAAGGAGGGCGAGGATCGCGTGTCGGTGCAGGACGTGTTGCTCGAGCTGCGCCAGTATCGAATGGGTCTGATTCAGACGGCGGACCAGCTGTACTTCTCATATCAGGCCATAATTGAGGGCATGAAGCGCATGAACAACTCCGTAAGTTCCGTGGTTGGGAAGGGAAATGTCAAATGGAGAGCAACAGTGTTGATTGATGagttattttgcatttttcatttaacgCGCACAGTCGTTCGAGGACTTCGAGGAGCTGTCCGTGATATCCTCATCCAGCCAACCAAACAGCGACCACGACACGGAGGAGAACGAGGACACACCGCCACCGCTACCGCCGCCTCGCACGTTTTCGCTCAAGCCATTGCCCACCATACCGACCAGCGAAAGTGTCCACGAGGATTTCCTGCTGATGAACAACGGCGATCGGGAGAAGTTTACCAACATGATCAACCTGGAGAAGAGTAAGCAGTTCGAGTCGGGGGGTGTCGTCGATGAAagcaacaaccaccaccatcacagcAACAATCACCGGAACAGCCAGCGCCACAGCAGCAACCATTACCATCCATACAGCAACCGTCCGTTGCCGCCGGTAGTCCGCGAAAAGCCGCTCTGCAAGGTGAATGAGTCGGACagtgacggtggtggtggtggcggtggccgcGGAAGTGAATCGAATGGGGCCAGCGGTAGCAACAGCAGCGGCAACAGCAGTGCCGATGAGGAGCTGATCGAGGAGAACGATAGCGACCTCAACGGGGACGAGGAGGATGAGGAGCAGAACAACAAGGAGCTAATCCTTGACGGCATTCCGTCCGATGGCCACAGTGATACCGTTAAGAGCTCGCTGTTGGATGACAGCAGCACGGCCACAACGACGACCTCGTCGAGCACGACGACCACCTCGTCGacgggaggagggggaggcaCATCGAGCAGCACCAGCAAGGCAGCGACGACGACCGGCATGATGTCCTCGACGTCGTACTCCACGTCTTCGTCCACCACTGCCAGTGCTATCGGGTCGAACAACTCGACGCTCGAGTCGAaccggggagggggaggaggcgCCTCCGCCGAGGTGTTCAATGCTAACTCGAGTTTGCCACCGCTGCCGAACGGAGCCGTGGACGATGGCGACGAGATGATCTCCAGCCCGGAGAGGGAATTGTAAGTGAATGCAATAATGACCCTTTCCATCGCCGCTACTCCAAAAGTTGTCTAACTCTAACGCTTATCGGCACACTTATTACAGGTCACCGAACGCCTCGGAGCTACGCCGCCGGAAGCGCACCGAGCGTCACACGGCCATGGAGGAGAAGATACGCGAGATCAAGCGCAAGCAGAAGGAGGTGGAAAGCAAGGGATCGCCGAAAAAGCGCAGGTTAATACTGTTTTCCATTGCAGCTGGTGTTTGTTTCAGTGTTCTGTGCGTGTATTTTTACACCAGGCAAATGTAAAAAACAATctagagagagaaggagagagacgGAGGTGTCATCGATACAAACATCGAAATATGCAGAGCATGATTGGGTTAAGATTTATTAAATCGGAGAATGGAGCAGCGAAGATCATTCCCTATGCAGCCCTTCAattcgaagaagaaaaacaaaacacagaacagaaacaaacatacaTTCGCTCGCTCCGCTATcccttttccatttattttcgcGCGCCGAAGAATCGTCCGGCTGGCGATGACGAGCCCCGAGGGCAATCATTTCGCTGAAGCAACGTTGTACCGTTCGTTCGGTGGTAACGATTGCGACAGGACGAAAGGAAGCGACTGGAAATCGCCCGTGCGCCTCGTTTGTTTAGGTGCTTTGTGTGTTGACATGAAAAGGATTTAGTTCGATAACGCGTCGTAAGGCGGTGTTCCCACGTACGGTTAACCAAGGCTGTGGCGAGAATGTGACGAATAACCGAATGCATATGAATGCTAGGTCCGTCACTTTTACTACCATTTTGTATGCATAAGACCGTTGGtcgagacagagagagagagagggagagagagagaaaaaaaaacagggaaagcGATCAAGTAAGCATACCAACCTACCCGTGATCATCCATCCTGTCCAATTTGTTGAGCACATTTTTTCGTCTTCGTGCTAGGCAAGAATCTCTgtaaatgaatggaaaaacagCTACAGATTCCCGCAGTAGCGTTAGAATCTTACTCGGGAAACTTTAGAATTGGTggacgaaaaaagaagaaaggacGAACGAGCAAAATGCTTAGATAAATGTGAGAATGAGAATATTGTAAAatagaaattaatttaattatttccagCTGTGGGGTTGTGGGTGGTTTTCGGAAGTGAAGGGACGAAGATATGGAgcaaatggaaacgaaatgTAAATTAGTGCACAACACATAAACCTACGGAGTgctatttgttgattttccctCATTGCATGCAAAAGTTCATTTAAAGTGAtccatcctttttttcctttttaaacaCCCGCGAttcgcgtatgtgtgtgtattttgaaaatgaagtTAATCTTTTCGGACAATATGGTGGCAAATCGCAATCTTTCGACTGAATAGAGCTTcaatagaaaattttcaaagtgtATGTAGTAGTTGGGGTGTATCGAGACACTGTTGAACACAATGCTTCAACAATAGTATGGCTGAAAACTGTATTAGAAAATGGAAGAATTTGATGGAActtctttaattttctcatttttgcTTGACCGTTCGTTATCAACATGCTGTATATTCGTCATATTTAGAGATTTATTAGATCTTTATATAGCTGCACTTACTGACTTTctgttggaggttttttttatacatacatgtttttcatttccatcactACGCTTAGTTGCGGTAACTAatcaaaaatgcataaaaagtCTGCGCAGTCAATCATAttgttggtttgtaattttcgaccctattttcttattttcctgTTGTTGTCCTCATTTTCTTATGTGGCTCGGGTGTTTGTGTTCAAATTTcccaatgaaatatttttttaactgatCAATTCAAAGCATAAAATGTCAtcatcaaaacataaaaatttcaaaaaacggTTAAAGAAATCCAAACAGTGTAGGAACAGTCGCAAGGACTTGAACAATCATGGAAGATGACGAAATATCGTCACTAGTAATTTTCTTTAGGTGTCTCGTATTAGTAGACGCTGAAGTAATGGAAAGGTTTTCAAGTGTTACCACCATGAGAACCCGCACCGTTTCAACCAAGTGCGAGCAAAAGGAACCTTTTTTGATGGACAGAATGCAATCTGTCTTTATGTGAAAGGGGTTGATTCATTTCACctattgattttttaaaattttgtagCTTCGTTTTTGTTATTGTGGTCGCTTGTATCGAAGATAGTTAAGAGGTTAATTTATCACTGGCCAGACGTAAGCATTGATCAGATGATTCGCACATCGAAATCGCGCAGATATAAAAGCCATTTGGGGCGAGGCATTCTTCAAGAAATGGCacgttttcatttctttttacgttcatgGTAGTTGTTCGTTCATTGGAGATAAAAGTTAATAACGTAATATTTAATCGAAGGCACCTTTAGACGCAGTACTACCCTTATAACCCTACATGTTAGTTGATCTAAACAACCGATTCGATAAGGCATGGACGTTTCCTGGACTCCCGTATGGGCTTGCGGTAACCAGTGTGTGATCGTTAAAAGGAACGTTTaccatcggaatggttttaccCAACAGCCGACATATTTTTGAGCTCGCCGATAAAATTGTTGTCCACAGAACTGACTGAATGATTTCTTGCGAGTGCTGCATGCATGCTCTGGACCGTTTGTTGACGGCATTTAATAACTGTGTTTGAGTATAATTGCAATGGATGGTTGTAGAAACAAAATAGTGCATGTTATGGATAGCGATGCTTTGAGAGGGTGCAGGGAGATTAAGGGAGTAGTGCGAAAAAATGAGCAGTAAATAAACAGTTTTGAAGGTTAAACACGTGAGATTAGCAAAAGGTAGATATCATTCAGAAGGACGAAAACGCTTTTATAGGGCAAAACTAACGGTGAAGCAAAAGAGGTTCATATATATACATTtctatatatatgtatatgtatATCGTCCAtgttttctaaaaatattaaaacgtttatttttttaaaccattttcctttttcaaacaaatcatcTATTGTTAGTGGAGGAAAACTGTaggaatattttataattaacGTAAACCATCCACAAATGCCTCTGCATGAAACAACCATTTAAACAAACCATAACTAATGCGTACCGAGAGGCAACACAAGTACGAATGGC
Coding sequences within:
- the LOC131266483 gene encoding tyrosine-protein phosphatase non-receptor type 61F isoform X2: MSSSNTAVDDGGGGGSSGSGSSIEVEYNEIVSQGGWNSVFQDIRQRSERQAQAKDFSTNESKKLDNRRLNRYRDVLPYDHSRVALKRGENDYINANLVKMERASRKYILCQGPLPLTIGHFWLMVWEHDSRAILMLNKLIEQTTVKCHQYWPSKIGEKHRLELTDVKLSVVYLKCVEYKNFCRRTFRLTDTESGKSREVIQFHYMTWPDFGIPSSPVAFLQFLKEVRGSGTLDSDVGPPIIHCSAGIGRSGTFCLVDCCLVLIDKEGEDRVSVQDVLLELRQYRMGLIQTADQLYFSYQAIIEGMKRMNNSSFEDFEELSVISSSSQPNSDHDTEENEDTPPPLPPPRTFSLKPLPTIPTSESVHEDFLLMNNGDREKFTNMINLEKSKQFESGGVVDESNNHHHHSNNHRNSQRHSSNHYHPYSNRPLPPVVREKPLCKVNESDSDGGGGGGGRGSESNGASGSNSSGNSSADEELIEENDSDLNGDEEDEEQNNKELILDGIPSDGHSDTVKSSLLDDSSTATTTTSSSTTTTSSTGGGGGTSSSTSKAATTTGMMSSTSYSTSSSTTASAIGSNNSTLESNRGGGGGASAEVFNANSSLPPLPNGAVDDGDEMISSPERELSPNASELRRRKRTERHTAMEEKIREIKRKQKEVESKGSPKKRRKQKESEK
- the LOC131266483 gene encoding tyrosine-protein phosphatase non-receptor type 61F isoform X1; amino-acid sequence: MSSSNTAVDDGGGGGSSGSGSSIEVEYNEIVSQGGWNSVFQDIRQRSERQAQAKDFSTNESKKLDNRRLNRYRDVLPYDHSRVALKRGENDYINANLVKMERASRKYILCQGPLPLTIGHFWLMVWEHDSRAILMLNKLIEQTTVKCHQYWPSKIGEKHRLELTDVKLSVVYLKCVEYKNFCRRTFRLTDTESGKSREVIQFHYMTWPDFGIPSSPVAFLQFLKEVRGSGTLDSDVGPPIIHCSAGIGRSGTFCLVDCCLVLIDKEGEDRVSVQDVLLELRQYRMGLIQTADQLYFSYQAIIEGMKRMNNSSFEDFEELSVISSSSQPNSDHDTEENEDTPPPLPPPRTFSLKPLPTIPTSESVHEDFLLMNNGDREKFTNMINLEKSKQFESGGVVDESNNHHHHSNNHRNSQRHSSNHYHPYSNRPLPPVVREKPLCKVNESDSDGGGGGGGRGSESNGASGSNSSGNSSADEELIEENDSDLNGDEEDEEQNNKELILDGIPSDGHSDTVKSSLLDDSSTATTTTSSSTTTTSSTGGGGGTSSSTSKAATTTGMMSSTSYSTSSSTTASAIGSNNSTLESNRGGGGGASAEVFNANSSLPPLPNGAVDDGDEMISSPERELSPNASELRRRKRTERHTAMEEKIREIKRKQKEVESKGSPKKRRLILFSIAAGVCFSVLCVYFYTRQM